In the genome of Dyadobacter fermentans DSM 18053, the window GCGAATGTATTCCGCATTTACAATGTCGATATTGAGCGAAACTTCCTGCTGGCGCTTTTGCTGGTAATGATCGTGCACGGTGACTGTTTCCAACTGCAACTCACGCCTACCGGCCGAGTCCGGCTCGATTGCAGTCTGCGCAAAAACCCTCTTTCCGGCTAATAGCGGTATTTGAAGGAGCAATATGTACAATAAAGCTTTTTGCATTCGACAACAATCTTCGGCCAGGTCATGCAGACCTAAATGAAACAATGTTGCAAATAAAGCTTGGGTTAATTAATAATGCAACATTGTTGCATATAATATTTTGATTGGAGTGAGTCTGCCAACTTACGGTATTACATATACGCAAATTATGTACACGCCTATTGCGGGGTGATTGCCCGGCAGATCCTCAGGCACAGCGGTAAGGCGGCCTGTCCGTACTACTCCGAGCTCCCGGCACAGATTTTTAATCGCGAGTAACTTATCGAACCGACTATTTTAAACGAATGGGTAACAACACGCTTTTGGTAGTGATCGACGACGATACGGACGATCAGGAAATTTTTAAAATGGCTGTCGAAGATTTAGATGAGCCAATCGACTGCCTGTACTTTACTGATTGTGAATCTGCCATTGCCCACTTTTCCCAACCTCAGGCGACAACTCCCTCATGGATTTTCATTGACCTGAAACTGCCACGAGTGGATGGTGAGCAATGCCTGGCGCAATTGCAGCAGCTGCGCCAGTTCGATCATCCGTTTATGGTCGTTTTCTCTTCATCGATCCCTGACAATTTGCGGGAAAAACTTTCAAATTCGGGTGTGGACAAAGTGATACCAAAGACGAGTTCCATACCGGAGCTTGCAAATCAGATCCAGCAGGTGGTTAAAATGCATTAGCCCTGCAAGCATTTCCAGAACCAGGAGCATATCGAAAAAGCAATGGCTGCTTCCATGAAAGGAGCAGCCATTGCATTGATGGATGCTTTGTTCCAGAAAAATTAGCTGAACCGTACTGAATACACCGGTTTTGAAATCCTGGGCCGTTTCCCTTCTTTTCGGCCACCGGCTGCGTCAGCTGCGCCCCTATTTACTTTGGGGGCAAAAGGATTTGAGCTGACATATATGTTATCTGAATTTGAGTGTGATTTGGCGTTCATAACTTTTATGTTTGAGATGAAGTTTTGTTTTTCTTTCTGGGACTGGTTTTAAAATCGTGCCACAAAACCCCGACCGGGCGGATTAGCGGTCATTAAATTTCGATCGCTATTTTTCCAGTGAATCCGCCTTGTTCCACCAGGATGTGCGCTTGCCCTAGATCTTCCAATTGGAAAGTCCGCGACACATAGGGTTTTATCGCACCGGATTCCACCAGTTGCGCAATCTGATAAAGCTGGGCGCTATCCGGCTCAACTTTCACCAGTTTCATGCGTTTCTGAAAGGTAACATCGACTGCCGCCTCTATCGCTCCGCCCAGGCTGTCAGCACCCGCTTTGGTTGTTACAAAAAGACCTTCTTCTGTGAGACTTCCTTTCAGGTCCGATATCGTGAAATGGCCGCTCGCATCGAAGATCAGATCAAACTGGCCGTTAGCCGGCACCTGCTCCTGATCGTAGATAATCACATGATCAACCCCGATTTCCCGGGCAAAGTCCGCGTTCCCGGCGCTGCATGTTCCGGTGACAGTGTTGCCAAAATGCTTCGCAATCTGGACCGCGACCGAGCCTACCCCACCTGTGCAGCCGGTGATCAGTACATTCCATCCGGATTGTAGCTTCCCATCCGCCATCAGCCCCTGCCATGCGGTTAGCCCTACAAGCGGAAGGGATGCTGCCTCTGCAAATGAAATATTGGAAGGCTTCTGCGCCAGGTTCTGCTCTTCGGCGACCAGCATTTCGGCATAAGCGCCGCCTTTGACCGCATTGAGCATTCCAAAAACCTCCAAACCGACTTTGAATGACGGATTGTTGGATTTAATCACAATACCGGCAAAATCAGCGCCAAGTACGTGCTGCCCGAACAGGCCTGTAATCAGCCTGGTCTTTCCCTGTCGCACCAGCGTGTCGACGGGATTAACGGATGAAGCCTTGTTTTGGACAAGAATTTGACCCTCTTCCAAATCAGGTGTGGGAAGTTGGGTAATCCTGAAATTTTCCGGATTACCATATTCAGTGACTATTGCAGCTTTCATAATGTCCTGGATAAATGAAATAGACGTTGGTATGAAAAGTGTGCCTTGATGCTCCCGTGCCGGAACGGATGGCGACTTCACATGACTGAGCCGATTAGTTGCTTCGCCATTTTTTCCGCCGTTTCGGTATACTGTTTTTCATACTCTTCCATGAGCTGTTCCCTGGTAGGCCGCGCCTGCTTTTGATGTTGGTCCGAGATGACGGATAGCGCAGCATAAGGCGGCGACTTGATACCGATCGCGCCAAAGAAATTGGTGATATTGCCCGTAATATGCTGCACACCATCCGAGTCGCCGGTAATCAGGATGCCGCCTGCTTTGCCATCGAGCGCCGAGCCCTTGCCCGCCAGGATATCGTCATGGATCTGATCAAGGCGCTCAATGATTTGCTGTATTTGCGAGCAATGGTTTCCCCACCAGATCGGGGTGGCGAAGATGATGATGTCTGAGCTGGTGATCTTGCTAAGCACTGCCGGCCAGTCATCGCCCGGGCCCATATCTGTATAGGTACCAGGCAGGATGTTCCGGTCTACTAATTTGACGATCTCGCATTCTGAGCCGTGCTTACGGATTATCGATGCGAAAAACTCGGACAACGTTTCGGTATTGGAAAGCCCCTCTTTTTTAAGGGTGCCCAGCAGGATCGTGGTTTTCATTGATGGCGCAGAGTTGGTTTGCCGCCTATTGGCAAATCATGTTCCAGGATCTTTTCCCGCAAATCATCTTTCCACTTGTGCGGGTACACACAAAGCGTTCGATTCCGTACGGCATTGGCGAAGCGATTCATTTATAAACCACTGATATAGAGATGGTTTTACAATGGAACAGAAGTTATCATATGACTGTGAAATTTAATCCCTGATCTGTAAACACTGCAAACCAGTATGTCCGGAAATCTTAAACCAAAACTAAATGCTTTATAAGTATATCGTGCTGATGTCGCTGTTGTGTTCAGCGATGCTGTGCCAAGCTCAGACCGTAAATAAGCAGATAGAAAATCTCGTGGATACTTATGCAGCTTTGAGGAAATTCAATGGCAGCATTCTCATTGCGCAGCGGGGGGAAATCTTACTCCGCAAGGGATATAGCTACAAAAATTCTCAGAATAAAACGCTTAATGATGCCAAAACTGTTTATCAAATCGCTTCGCTCACCAAATCGTTCACCGCTACACTCGTACTGAAATTGGTTGAAACGGATAAACTGGCATTGACGGACCGGATAGCAATGTTCTATCCCCAAATTCCAAAAAGTGACAGCATCACCATCGAGCAGCTGCTTTCGCATACATCGGGTATTTCAGATAACGATTCCCTCACAAAGCATAAAACCTACAAAGGCTCGGATGAAGAACAGTTTATTGCGACCTTAACAGACAGAAGTCTTGACTTTGCGCCCGGGTCGGACTTTCGGTATAGCAACTCCGGCTACATTCTGCTGGGATATATTATCCAAAAAGTCACAGGAACGAGCTACTATGATGCAATAAAATCCCATCTGTTCCAGCCGCTGCAAATGGAGCATAGTGGCTTTGACTTTACCGGCTTATCTGGCAAGGACAAAGCGACGGGTTACTGGGAATTCCCCACAAGCGATACCGTCCGGCCGGCCACGCTGATCGAGTATTTCAAGCCCGCAGCTGCCGGAGCGATCTATTCAACTGTGGACGACCTGTTTAAATGGCACCAGGGCTTGCAAAGCGGTAAAATCGTCGGCAAAGCACTTCTCGAACGTGCATACACGCCTGTTAAAAGCAATTACGGCTACGGATGGATCATCGATTCCGTTGCGCAGGCAACGGTAGTATGGCACAGTGGCGACATCTGGGGGTTCAAGTCAGAGTTGGCCAGGGTACCGGCTGACGATATCTGCATCGCCATGCTCAGTAATATCGAAGATGTTGACCTGCACATCATTACCCGAAAAATTCTTGCCATTATCTATGGCCAGCCATACCAATTTCCCGCGCAAAACAAGCTGCAACTGACTCCCGAGGTAATGAAAGAATATGTAGGAGATTATTCGCTCCGGCCCGGCGAATTCATCAAGGTGACTGTGGAGAACCACTCCCTAATGGCAACTACCAGCAGAAAACAAGAATTGTACGCACAACAGAAAGACCAGTTTCTGCTGGACGATGGTCGCGAGCAGCTGTCTGTGACATTCGCCAGGGATAGCATTGGCAAGGTAACGGCATTGTCATTCACGATTGGGGACCGTAAGATTGTTTGCCCGAAAGACAACCCGAAATGAAATCTAAGTCGACGTGATTCGCCCCAAGCCTGCCCTGTGGTATTTGGATTACACGAAAAGTGAATTATTTCTACAATCGATTGAACCGCAATAGCATTATTTTTTCCAAAAAAATGCATTCGCGCTTAGGTGCGTGAACGTTGAGCTAATGCCGACACCCCTTGGAAAATTCTAAGGGGTGTTTTTATGCATGCATCGAACCGGCGCGCTGATTAGTTACCCGGCTATGCCAGCCACATTAAAAAAGGCCGCCTAAATTGCTTTGGAGCGGCCTTACTTTTTCTGGATTTTCAATTAAACATTTCCGTACGAATTCGATTGTCCGC includes:
- a CDS encoding NAD(P)-dependent alcohol dehydrogenase, giving the protein MKAAIVTEYGNPENFRITQLPTPDLEEGQILVQNKASSVNPVDTLVRQGKTRLITGLFGQHVLGADFAGIVIKSNNPSFKVGLEVFGMLNAVKGGAYAEMLVAEEQNLAQKPSNISFAEAASLPLVGLTAWQGLMADGKLQSGWNVLITGCTGGVGSVAVQIAKHFGNTVTGTCSAGNADFAREIGVDHVIIYDQEQVPANGQFDLIFDASGHFTISDLKGSLTEEGLFVTTKAGADSLGGAIEAAVDVTFQKRMKLVKVEPDSAQLYQIAQLVESGAIKPYVSRTFQLEDLGQAHILVEQGGFTGKIAIEI
- a CDS encoding response regulator, with product MGNNTLLVVIDDDTDDQEIFKMAVEDLDEPIDCLYFTDCESAIAHFSQPQATTPSWIFIDLKLPRVDGEQCLAQLQQLRQFDHPFMVVFSSSIPDNLREKLSNSGVDKVIPKTSSIPELANQIQQVVKMH
- a CDS encoding TonB-dependent receptor; translation: MQKALLYILLLQIPLLAGKRVFAQTAIEPDSAGRRELQLETVTVHDHYQQKRQQEVSLNIDIVNAEYIRRNLGGSLMQSLEKLPGIKTIGIGSGGSKPLIRGLGFNQVVVVENGVRHEGATVGRRPCLGN
- a CDS encoding flavodoxin family protein, whose product is MKTTILLGTLKKEGLSNTETLSEFFASIIRKHGSECEIVKLVDRNILPGTYTDMGPGDDWPAVLSKITSSDIIIFATPIWWGNHCSQIQQIIERLDQIHDDILAGKGSALDGKAGGILITGDSDGVQHITGNITNFFGAIGIKSPPYAALSVISDQHQKQARPTREQLMEEYEKQYTETAEKMAKQLIGSVM
- a CDS encoding serine hydrolase domain-containing protein — encoded protein: MLYKYIVLMSLLCSAMLCQAQTVNKQIENLVDTYAALRKFNGSILIAQRGEILLRKGYSYKNSQNKTLNDAKTVYQIASLTKSFTATLVLKLVETDKLALTDRIAMFYPQIPKSDSITIEQLLSHTSGISDNDSLTKHKTYKGSDEEQFIATLTDRSLDFAPGSDFRYSNSGYILLGYIIQKVTGTSYYDAIKSHLFQPLQMEHSGFDFTGLSGKDKATGYWEFPTSDTVRPATLIEYFKPAAAGAIYSTVDDLFKWHQGLQSGKIVGKALLERAYTPVKSNYGYGWIIDSVAQATVVWHSGDIWGFKSELARVPADDICIAMLSNIEDVDLHIITRKILAIIYGQPYQFPAQNKLQLTPEVMKEYVGDYSLRPGEFIKVTVENHSLMATTSRKQELYAQQKDQFLLDDGREQLSVTFARDSIGKVTALSFTIGDRKIVCPKDNPK